In Anopheles gambiae chromosome 2, idAnoGambNW_F1_1, whole genome shotgun sequence, a single window of DNA contains:
- the LOC1276186 gene encoding phospholipid scramblase 2 isoform X1, whose product MNPQQQPQAPYAPYAPQYQGYTDQPGYPPAGGGGYPPAPYPPPGTQSPPAGYWGSPYPPAAPGYGQPPQMYAPNQPYGGGGYQPVMVQPGMPGHPPPVMGQPVPGGWMPIPQGIPNCPPGLEYLTAIDQLLVHQKVELLEAFTGFETANKYTVKNTLGQKVYWAMEDTGCCNRMCCGAARAFDMKILDTYQNEVLHFNRPLRCSSCWFPCCLQTMEVTAPPGNVIGYVEQDWSILTPQFSIKNQNGETVLKISGPFCTFSICGDVEFEVLSTNGTQVGKISKQWSGLGREMFTDADHFGINFPMDLDVRVKATLLGALFLIDYMFFEKSGNKEQDRPGMF is encoded by the exons ATGAATCCACAGCAACAGCCACAAGCGCCGTACGCACCGTACGCGCCCCAGTATCAAGGCTATACGGACCAGCCCGGCTATCCGccggccggtggtggtggctacCCACCAGCACCCTATCCACCCCCGGGAACG CAAAGTCCCCCGGCTGGCTATTGG GGCTCACCGTACCCACCGGCTGCCCCCGGCTATGGCCAGCCGCCACAGATGTACGCACCAAATCAACCGTACGGCGGTGGCGGCTACCAACCCGTCATGGTGCAGCCAGGAATGCCTGGCCATCCACCGCCGGTGATGGGTCAACCGGTACCAG GTGGCTGGATGCCTATTCCTCAAGGGATACCGAACTGTCCGCCCGGCTTGGAATACCTTACTGCCATTGATCAGCTGCTGGTGCACCAGAAGGTCGAGCTGCTGGAAGCGTTCACCGGCTTCGAGACGGCGAACAAGTACACGGTGAAGAACACGCTCGGCCAGAAGGTGTACTGGGCGATGGAGGATACCGGCTGCTGCAACCGGATGTGCTGCGGGGCGGCCCGCGCCTTCGACATGAAGATACTGGACACGTACCAGAACGAGGTGCTGCACTTTAACCGACCGCTGCGCTGCAGCTCTTGCTGGTTTCCGTGCTGCCTGCAGACGATGGAGGTGACCGCCCCGCCCGGCAACGTGATCGGGTACGTCGAGCAGGACTGGTCGATCCTGACGCCCCAGTTCAGCATCAAGAATCAGAACGGCGAGACGGTGCTAAAGATATCGGGCCCATTCTGTACGTTCAGCATCTGCGGTGACGTTGAGTTTGAG GTACTGTCGACCAATGGAACGCAGGTGGGCAAGATTAGCAAGCAGTGGTCCGGACTGGGCCGTGAAATGTTTACCGATGCGGATCATTTCGGCATTAACTTCCCGATGGATCTGGACGTTAGGGTGAAGGCTACCCTGCTGGGGGCTCTGTTCTTAATT gACTACATGTTCTTTGAAAAATCTGGAAACAAAGAGCAGGACCGACCCGGAATGTTCTAA
- the LOC1276186 gene encoding phospholipid scramblase 2 isoform X2 produces the protein MNPQQQPQAPYAPYAPQYQGYTDQPGYPPAGGGGYPPAPYPPPGTGSPYPPAAPGYGQPPQMYAPNQPYGGGGYQPVMVQPGMPGHPPPVMGQPVPGGWMPIPQGIPNCPPGLEYLTAIDQLLVHQKVELLEAFTGFETANKYTVKNTLGQKVYWAMEDTGCCNRMCCGAARAFDMKILDTYQNEVLHFNRPLRCSSCWFPCCLQTMEVTAPPGNVIGYVEQDWSILTPQFSIKNQNGETVLKISGPFCTFSICGDVEFEVLSTNGTQVGKISKQWSGLGREMFTDADHFGINFPMDLDVRVKATLLGALFLIDYMFFEKSGNKEQDRPGMF, from the exons ATGAATCCACAGCAACAGCCACAAGCGCCGTACGCACCGTACGCGCCCCAGTATCAAGGCTATACGGACCAGCCCGGCTATCCGccggccggtggtggtggctacCCACCAGCACCCTATCCACCCCCGGGAACG GGCTCACCGTACCCACCGGCTGCCCCCGGCTATGGCCAGCCGCCACAGATGTACGCACCAAATCAACCGTACGGCGGTGGCGGCTACCAACCCGTCATGGTGCAGCCAGGAATGCCTGGCCATCCACCGCCGGTGATGGGTCAACCGGTACCAG GTGGCTGGATGCCTATTCCTCAAGGGATACCGAACTGTCCGCCCGGCTTGGAATACCTTACTGCCATTGATCAGCTGCTGGTGCACCAGAAGGTCGAGCTGCTGGAAGCGTTCACCGGCTTCGAGACGGCGAACAAGTACACGGTGAAGAACACGCTCGGCCAGAAGGTGTACTGGGCGATGGAGGATACCGGCTGCTGCAACCGGATGTGCTGCGGGGCGGCCCGCGCCTTCGACATGAAGATACTGGACACGTACCAGAACGAGGTGCTGCACTTTAACCGACCGCTGCGCTGCAGCTCTTGCTGGTTTCCGTGCTGCCTGCAGACGATGGAGGTGACCGCCCCGCCCGGCAACGTGATCGGGTACGTCGAGCAGGACTGGTCGATCCTGACGCCCCAGTTCAGCATCAAGAATCAGAACGGCGAGACGGTGCTAAAGATATCGGGCCCATTCTGTACGTTCAGCATCTGCGGTGACGTTGAGTTTGAG GTACTGTCGACCAATGGAACGCAGGTGGGCAAGATTAGCAAGCAGTGGTCCGGACTGGGCCGTGAAATGTTTACCGATGCGGATCATTTCGGCATTAACTTCCCGATGGATCTGGACGTTAGGGTGAAGGCTACCCTGCTGGGGGCTCTGTTCTTAATT gACTACATGTTCTTTGAAAAATCTGGAAACAAAGAGCAGGACCGACCCGGAATGTTCTAA
- the LOC1276186 gene encoding phospholipid scramblase 1 isoform X4, which produces MEYNNKNEGSPYPPAAPGYGQPPQMYAPNQPYGGGGYQPVMVQPGMPGHPPPVMGQPVPGGWMPIPQGIPNCPPGLEYLTAIDQLLVHQKVELLEAFTGFETANKYTVKNTLGQKVYWAMEDTGCCNRMCCGAARAFDMKILDTYQNEVLHFNRPLRCSSCWFPCCLQTMEVTAPPGNVIGYVEQDWSILTPQFSIKNQNGETVLKISGPFCTFSICGDVEFEVLSTNGTQVGKISKQWSGLGREMFTDADHFGINFPMDLDVRVKATLLGALFLIDYMFFEKSGNKEQDRPGMF; this is translated from the exons ATGGAgtataataacaaaaatgag GGCTCACCGTACCCACCGGCTGCCCCCGGCTATGGCCAGCCGCCACAGATGTACGCACCAAATCAACCGTACGGCGGTGGCGGCTACCAACCCGTCATGGTGCAGCCAGGAATGCCTGGCCATCCACCGCCGGTGATGGGTCAACCGGTACCAG GTGGCTGGATGCCTATTCCTCAAGGGATACCGAACTGTCCGCCCGGCTTGGAATACCTTACTGCCATTGATCAGCTGCTGGTGCACCAGAAGGTCGAGCTGCTGGAAGCGTTCACCGGCTTCGAGACGGCGAACAAGTACACGGTGAAGAACACGCTCGGCCAGAAGGTGTACTGGGCGATGGAGGATACCGGCTGCTGCAACCGGATGTGCTGCGGGGCGGCCCGCGCCTTCGACATGAAGATACTGGACACGTACCAGAACGAGGTGCTGCACTTTAACCGACCGCTGCGCTGCAGCTCTTGCTGGTTTCCGTGCTGCCTGCAGACGATGGAGGTGACCGCCCCGCCCGGCAACGTGATCGGGTACGTCGAGCAGGACTGGTCGATCCTGACGCCCCAGTTCAGCATCAAGAATCAGAACGGCGAGACGGTGCTAAAGATATCGGGCCCATTCTGTACGTTCAGCATCTGCGGTGACGTTGAGTTTGAG GTACTGTCGACCAATGGAACGCAGGTGGGCAAGATTAGCAAGCAGTGGTCCGGACTGGGCCGTGAAATGTTTACCGATGCGGATCATTTCGGCATTAACTTCCCGATGGATCTGGACGTTAGGGTGAAGGCTACCCTGCTGGGGGCTCTGTTCTTAATT gACTACATGTTCTTTGAAAAATCTGGAAACAAAGAGCAGGACCGACCCGGAATGTTCTAA
- the LOC1276186 gene encoding phospholipid scramblase 1 isoform X3, whose product MEYNNKNEQSPPAGYWGSPYPPAAPGYGQPPQMYAPNQPYGGGGYQPVMVQPGMPGHPPPVMGQPVPGGWMPIPQGIPNCPPGLEYLTAIDQLLVHQKVELLEAFTGFETANKYTVKNTLGQKVYWAMEDTGCCNRMCCGAARAFDMKILDTYQNEVLHFNRPLRCSSCWFPCCLQTMEVTAPPGNVIGYVEQDWSILTPQFSIKNQNGETVLKISGPFCTFSICGDVEFEVLSTNGTQVGKISKQWSGLGREMFTDADHFGINFPMDLDVRVKATLLGALFLIDYMFFEKSGNKEQDRPGMF is encoded by the exons ATGGAgtataataacaaaaatgag CAAAGTCCCCCGGCTGGCTATTGG GGCTCACCGTACCCACCGGCTGCCCCCGGCTATGGCCAGCCGCCACAGATGTACGCACCAAATCAACCGTACGGCGGTGGCGGCTACCAACCCGTCATGGTGCAGCCAGGAATGCCTGGCCATCCACCGCCGGTGATGGGTCAACCGGTACCAG GTGGCTGGATGCCTATTCCTCAAGGGATACCGAACTGTCCGCCCGGCTTGGAATACCTTACTGCCATTGATCAGCTGCTGGTGCACCAGAAGGTCGAGCTGCTGGAAGCGTTCACCGGCTTCGAGACGGCGAACAAGTACACGGTGAAGAACACGCTCGGCCAGAAGGTGTACTGGGCGATGGAGGATACCGGCTGCTGCAACCGGATGTGCTGCGGGGCGGCCCGCGCCTTCGACATGAAGATACTGGACACGTACCAGAACGAGGTGCTGCACTTTAACCGACCGCTGCGCTGCAGCTCTTGCTGGTTTCCGTGCTGCCTGCAGACGATGGAGGTGACCGCCCCGCCCGGCAACGTGATCGGGTACGTCGAGCAGGACTGGTCGATCCTGACGCCCCAGTTCAGCATCAAGAATCAGAACGGCGAGACGGTGCTAAAGATATCGGGCCCATTCTGTACGTTCAGCATCTGCGGTGACGTTGAGTTTGAG GTACTGTCGACCAATGGAACGCAGGTGGGCAAGATTAGCAAGCAGTGGTCCGGACTGGGCCGTGAAATGTTTACCGATGCGGATCATTTCGGCATTAACTTCCCGATGGATCTGGACGTTAGGGTGAAGGCTACCCTGCTGGGGGCTCTGTTCTTAATT gACTACATGTTCTTTGAAAAATCTGGAAACAAAGAGCAGGACCGACCCGGAATGTTCTAA
- the LOC1276186 gene encoding phospholipid scramblase 1 isoform X6 translates to MPIPQGIPNCPPGLEYLTAIDQLLVHQKVELLEAFTGFETANKYTVKNTLGQKVYWAMEDTGCCNRMCCGAARAFDMKILDTYQNEVLHFNRPLRCSSCWFPCCLQTMEVTAPPGNVIGYVEQDWSILTPQFSIKNQNGETVLKISGPFCTFSICGDVEFEVLSTNGTQVGKISKQWSGLGREMFTDADHFGINFPMDLDVRVKATLLGALFLIDYMFFEKSGNKEQDRPGMF, encoded by the exons ATGCCTATTCCTCAAGGGATACCGAACTGTCCGCCCGGCTTGGAATACCTTACTGCCATTGATCAGCTGCTGGTGCACCAGAAGGTCGAGCTGCTGGAAGCGTTCACCGGCTTCGAGACGGCGAACAAGTACACGGTGAAGAACACGCTCGGCCAGAAGGTGTACTGGGCGATGGAGGATACCGGCTGCTGCAACCGGATGTGCTGCGGGGCGGCCCGCGCCTTCGACATGAAGATACTGGACACGTACCAGAACGAGGTGCTGCACTTTAACCGACCGCTGCGCTGCAGCTCTTGCTGGTTTCCGTGCTGCCTGCAGACGATGGAGGTGACCGCCCCGCCCGGCAACGTGATCGGGTACGTCGAGCAGGACTGGTCGATCCTGACGCCCCAGTTCAGCATCAAGAATCAGAACGGCGAGACGGTGCTAAAGATATCGGGCCCATTCTGTACGTTCAGCATCTGCGGTGACGTTGAGTTTGAG GTACTGTCGACCAATGGAACGCAGGTGGGCAAGATTAGCAAGCAGTGGTCCGGACTGGGCCGTGAAATGTTTACCGATGCGGATCATTTCGGCATTAACTTCCCGATGGATCTGGACGTTAGGGTGAAGGCTACCCTGCTGGGGGCTCTGTTCTTAATT gACTACATGTTCTTTGAAAAATCTGGAAACAAAGAGCAGGACCGACCCGGAATGTTCTAA
- the LOC1276186 gene encoding phospholipid scramblase 1 isoform X5, with protein MEYNNKNEQSPPAGYWGSPYPPAAPGYGQPPQMYAPNQPYGGGGYQPVMVQPGMPGHPPPVMGQPVPGGWMPIPQGIPNCPPGLEYLTAIDQLLVHQKVELLEAFTGFETANKYTVKNTLGQKVYWAMEDTGCCNRMCCGAARAFDMKILDTYQNEVLHFNRPLRCSSCWFPCCLQTMEVTAPPGNVIGYVEQDWSILTPQFSIKNQNGETVLKISGPFCTFSICGDVEFEVLSTNGTQVGKISKQWSGLGREMFTDADHFGINFPMDLDVRVKATLLGALFLIVSTDKS; from the exons ATGGAgtataataacaaaaatgag CAAAGTCCCCCGGCTGGCTATTGG GGCTCACCGTACCCACCGGCTGCCCCCGGCTATGGCCAGCCGCCACAGATGTACGCACCAAATCAACCGTACGGCGGTGGCGGCTACCAACCCGTCATGGTGCAGCCAGGAATGCCTGGCCATCCACCGCCGGTGATGGGTCAACCGGTACCAG GTGGCTGGATGCCTATTCCTCAAGGGATACCGAACTGTCCGCCCGGCTTGGAATACCTTACTGCCATTGATCAGCTGCTGGTGCACCAGAAGGTCGAGCTGCTGGAAGCGTTCACCGGCTTCGAGACGGCGAACAAGTACACGGTGAAGAACACGCTCGGCCAGAAGGTGTACTGGGCGATGGAGGATACCGGCTGCTGCAACCGGATGTGCTGCGGGGCGGCCCGCGCCTTCGACATGAAGATACTGGACACGTACCAGAACGAGGTGCTGCACTTTAACCGACCGCTGCGCTGCAGCTCTTGCTGGTTTCCGTGCTGCCTGCAGACGATGGAGGTGACCGCCCCGCCCGGCAACGTGATCGGGTACGTCGAGCAGGACTGGTCGATCCTGACGCCCCAGTTCAGCATCAAGAATCAGAACGGCGAGACGGTGCTAAAGATATCGGGCCCATTCTGTACGTTCAGCATCTGCGGTGACGTTGAGTTTGAG GTACTGTCGACCAATGGAACGCAGGTGGGCAAGATTAGCAAGCAGTGGTCCGGACTGGGCCGTGAAATGTTTACCGATGCGGATCATTTCGGCATTAACTTCCCGATGGATCTGGACGTTAGGGTGAAGGCTACCCTGCTGGGGGCTCTGTTCTTAATTGTAAGTACCGATAAAAGCTAG